In a genomic window of uncultured Flavobacterium sp.:
- the rplU gene encoding 50S ribosomal protein L21: MYAIVEIAGQQFKVSKDLKVYVNRLANEEGSKISFDKVLLLDDNGNVTLGAPAIEGASVEAKVLQHLKGDKVIVFKKKRRKGYKKRNGHRQYLTQIVIEGITAAGGTKKAAAKKAVVAEEVATEEVEAPKAKKAAPKAKKEATKE, encoded by the coding sequence ATGTATGCAATCGTAGAGATAGCAGGGCAACAATTCAAAGTAAGCAAAGACTTAAAGGTTTATGTTAACCGTTTGGCTAATGAAGAAGGTTCAAAAATTTCTTTTGACAAAGTTCTTTTATTAGACGATAATGGAAATGTAACTTTAGGCGCCCCAGCTATAGAAGGTGCTTCAGTAGAAGCTAAAGTGTTACAACACTTAAAAGGAGATAAAGTTATCGTTTTCAAAAAGAAAAGAAGAAAAGGATACAAAAAGAGAAATGGTCACAGACAATATCTTACTCAAATTGTAATTGAAGGTATTACTGCAGCAGGAGGAACTAAAAAAGCAGCAGCTAAAAAAGCAGTTGTGGCAGAAGAAGTAGCTACTGAAGAAGTAGAAGCTCCTAAAGCTAAAAAAGCAGCTCCAAAAGCAAAAAAAGAAGCTACTAAAGAATAA
- a CDS encoding AsmA-like C-terminal region-containing protein, whose amino-acid sequence MSGNKTKSILLKTAKYLGITFVVIIGLLFLTPIVFADKIKEQIKKTANEKLSAELNYSDVSVSFFQHFPSLTLTLSDLNLNGSAPYKDEKFITAKEVSFGINVASLVFSKEVKIDQIYLSDSFINVKVNEKGEANYNIYKSSPKAETSKDSSETALKLERIEILNSKIIYDDKSTKVHFDAFGFDYLGKGDLNKAVFDLYSKAKIEKLNIVYEGEPYLMNKKVDADLITKVNVNSLSFFFEQNNLKINQLLVDFKGKFNFLKDGYNMDFVIKSDNSDLHDVFTAFPPKYITWLSKTELKGNTNLLFTLKGDYIASQNIAPDLNLDVKIDSGFVNYNKSPFPVSNLNLEIKTKVPSLNPDLVIVDAKNLSLNINKDYLKSKFYVKGVNKPDINADFKAKIDLGKLMQALGIPNVVLKGNLAGDVKANGIFDPKNKILPVTNGVIDLENGYLKTPYYPNPITNITIKSKIENQKGTFSDLKVNLKPAQFTFEGKPVFVEADLSNFNDLTYDIKAKGELDVNKIYKVFSQKGLDLDGFVKADVVLKGKQSDAEKGNYRKLYNKGTLELRNIGIASEYLPKKFVIKEGIFKINQDKMSFNNFLAAYGQSDFKMNGYLQNVFNYITTNTGVLRGSFKVTSRYINVDEFMSSTPANTSVTETKTETQPQTQPVQKGVIIIPTNLNLNFTANAQKVNFDKLNLQNAVGNLSMNKGKLTMQNTGFNLIGCAVSMNANYQAVTPKKANFEYSIKASDFDIKRAYNEIEVFRKMASAAEKAQGIVSVDYQLKGRLNGNMDPVYPSLVGGGTLSIKDVKVRGLKMFNAVSKETNSESMKNPDLSKVDIKTTIKNNIMTVERFKFKFAGFRPRIEGTTSLDGKLNLKMRLGLPPLGIFGIPLTVTGTQDNPKIKLGRKSNDLEETKDTEE is encoded by the coding sequence ATGTCTGGAAACAAAACTAAGTCCATTTTATTAAAAACGGCTAAATATTTAGGAATCACATTTGTTGTTATTATAGGATTATTATTCCTGACTCCTATTGTTTTTGCTGATAAAATTAAGGAGCAAATTAAAAAAACGGCCAACGAAAAACTTAGTGCAGAATTAAATTATTCTGATGTTTCCGTTTCGTTTTTTCAGCATTTTCCTTCGCTGACTTTAACTTTAAGCGATTTAAATCTTAACGGATCAGCTCCATATAAAGACGAAAAATTCATCACGGCAAAAGAGGTTTCTTTTGGAATAAATGTAGCAAGTTTAGTTTTTAGTAAAGAGGTAAAAATCGACCAGATTTATTTATCGGATTCCTTCATTAACGTGAAAGTAAATGAAAAAGGAGAAGCAAACTACAACATTTACAAATCATCTCCTAAAGCCGAAACTTCTAAAGACAGCTCTGAAACGGCTTTAAAACTCGAGAGAATCGAGATATTAAACAGTAAAATAATCTACGACGATAAATCGACTAAAGTTCATTTTGACGCTTTTGGATTTGATTATCTAGGAAAAGGAGATTTAAACAAAGCCGTTTTTGACTTGTATTCAAAAGCCAAAATCGAAAAATTAAATATCGTTTACGAAGGCGAACCTTATTTAATGAACAAAAAAGTTGACGCTGATTTGATTACCAAAGTAAACGTAAACTCTTTATCTTTCTTTTTTGAACAAAATAACTTGAAAATCAATCAGCTTTTGGTCGATTTTAAAGGAAAATTCAATTTCTTGAAAGACGGTTACAACATGGATTTTGTCATAAAATCAGACAATAGTGATTTACATGATGTTTTTACTGCTTTTCCTCCAAAATATATTACCTGGCTTTCTAAAACCGAATTGAAAGGAAATACTAATTTACTTTTTACTTTAAAAGGAGATTATATTGCCTCGCAAAATATAGCGCCGGATCTTAATCTGGATGTCAAAATAGATAGCGGATTTGTCAATTATAACAAAAGCCCTTTTCCGGTTTCGAATCTTAATTTAGAAATTAAAACAAAAGTTCCGTCTTTGAATCCGGATCTTGTTATTGTTGATGCCAAAAATTTATCTTTAAACATTAACAAAGATTATTTAAAATCAAAGTTCTACGTTAAAGGCGTGAATAAACCAGATATTAATGCTGATTTTAAAGCTAAAATTGATCTTGGAAAATTAATGCAGGCACTTGGGATTCCGAATGTTGTACTAAAAGGAAATTTAGCCGGAGATGTAAAAGCAAACGGAATATTTGATCCGAAAAATAAAATTCTCCCAGTTACAAATGGAGTTATTGACTTGGAAAATGGTTATTTAAAAACTCCATATTATCCAAATCCAATCACAAATATTACAATAAAATCTAAGATTGAGAATCAAAAAGGAACTTTTAGCGATTTAAAAGTAAACCTAAAACCAGCTCAATTTACTTTTGAAGGAAAACCTGTTTTTGTTGAAGCTGATCTAAGCAACTTCAATGATTTAACGTATGATATTAAAGCAAAAGGAGAATTGGATGTCAATAAAATCTATAAAGTTTTCTCTCAAAAAGGACTTGACCTTGATGGTTTTGTAAAAGCCGATGTAGTTTTGAAAGGTAAACAAAGCGATGCCGAAAAAGGAAATTACCGCAAACTTTACAACAAAGGAACTCTTGAACTTAGAAACATTGGCATAGCATCAGAATATCTTCCGAAGAAATTCGTCATTAAAGAAGGTATATTTAAAATCAATCAGGATAAAATGTCATTCAATAACTTTTTGGCCGCATATGGTCAATCAGATTTTAAAATGAATGGTTATTTACAAAACGTTTTCAACTATATAACTACAAATACAGGAGTTTTAAGAGGTTCGTTTAAAGTTACTTCGCGCTATATTAATGTCGATGAATTTATGTCGAGCACTCCGGCAAATACTTCTGTTACAGAAACTAAAACAGAAACTCAGCCTCAGACTCAACCTGTACAAAAAGGAGTTATAATTATTCCAACTAATTTGAACTTGAATTTTACAGCAAATGCTCAAAAAGTAAATTTTGACAAATTGAATCTTCAAAATGCTGTTGGAAATCTAAGCATGAACAAAGGAAAACTGACCATGCAAAATACAGGATTCAATTTAATTGGCTGCGCTGTTTCTATGAATGCAAATTATCAGGCTGTAACGCCAAAAAAAGCAAATTTTGAATACAGCATCAAAGCTTCTGATTTTGACATTAAAAGAGCTTATAATGAGATTGAAGTTTTTAGAAAAATGGCAAGCGCTGCCGAAAAAGCACAAGGAATTGTTTCTGTAGATTATCAATTAAAAGGTCGTTTAAACGGAAACATGGATCCGGTTTACCCATCTCTTGTTGGTGGCGGAACACTTTCTATAAAAGATGTAAAAGTAAGAGGATTAAAAATGTTTAATGCTGTAAGCAAAGAAACAAACTCTGAGTCAATGAAAAATCCGGATCTTTCGAAAGTTGATATTAAAACTACAATCAAGAATAATATAATGACCGTAGAACGTTTTAAATTTAAGTTTGCAGGCTTTAGACCAAGAATTGAAGGCACAACAAGTTTAGATGGAAAATTGAACTTAAAAATGCGCTTAGGCTTACCTCCTCTTGGAATATTCGGAATACCATTAACCGTAACCGGAACGCAAGACAATCCAAAGATAAAATTAGGCAGAAAATCTAATGATCTAGAAGAAACAAAAGATACCGAGGAATAA
- a CDS encoding EamA family transporter — protein sequence MDAKQLKWAYLLVLSLIWGSSFILIKRGLVGLTAVQVGSFRIIFAALFLLIIGFKSLKKISRRQWKFVAITSVFGTFTPAYLFAIAETEVDSSIVAILNSLTPLNTLVLGIIVFGIQFQKRQVLGVFVGLIGCLLLVLSGASSHPGQNYYYVILVVIATLCYAINVNLIKKYLSDLNSLSITTGNFAVLLLPALIILSTTDITQRISFEATQHSILFVMILGVLGTGIANVLFFKLIQMSSPVFATSVTYLIPIVAFFWGLLDNEMLTPIQFFGAFIILIGVYLSAKK from the coding sequence ATGGATGCAAAACAATTAAAATGGGCTTATTTATTGGTTCTTTCACTAATTTGGGGAAGTTCTTTTATTTTAATCAAACGCGGATTAGTAGGCTTAACTGCGGTTCAGGTTGGTTCGTTCCGAATTATTTTTGCAGCACTATTTTTGTTGATTATTGGTTTCAAAAGTTTGAAGAAAATTTCGCGTCGTCAATGGAAATTTGTTGCGATAACGTCAGTTTTTGGAACTTTTACGCCGGCATATCTTTTTGCAATTGCAGAAACCGAAGTTGACAGTTCGATCGTAGCTATTTTAAATTCGCTTACGCCTTTAAATACTTTAGTTTTAGGAATTATTGTTTTTGGAATCCAATTTCAAAAACGTCAGGTTCTGGGAGTTTTTGTTGGACTTATTGGATGTTTGTTACTGGTTTTAAGCGGAGCTTCATCACATCCTGGACAAAATTATTATTATGTAATTCTGGTTGTAATTGCAACGCTTTGTTATGCGATAAATGTCAATTTGATCAAGAAATATTTATCCGATTTAAATTCCCTAAGTATTACAACAGGAAACTTTGCTGTTTTGCTTTTACCAGCTTTAATTATTTTAAGTACAACAGATATTACGCAAAGAATAAGTTTTGAAGCAACACAACATTCTATTTTATTTGTAATGATTTTAGGGGTTTTAGGAACCGGAATCGCGAATGTTTTGTTCTTTAAATTGATCCAAATGTCATCGCCGGTTTTTGCAACATCAGTAACCTATTTAATTCCGATAGTAGCATTTTTCTGGGGATTATTAGATAACGAAATGCTAACGCCAATTCAGTTTTTTGGAGCGTTTATTATTTTGATTGGAGTTTATTTGTCGGCGAAGAAATAA
- a CDS encoding pitrilysin family protein yields the protein MKKIHTFLILLFLTGIMQAQDRPQPKPGNSPVVNIKKPQTFVLANGMKVLVVENHKLPRVSFNLTLDNAPFTEGNKKGVDELTSSLIGNGTKKTTKEAFNEEIDFYGASINFTSSGAYASSLSKYSGRVLELLAEGALQPNFTQTEFDKEKAKLLEGLKADEKSVPAIANRVVDVLTFGKSHPSGEYISEETVKNVTLADVQANYATYFVPENAYLVVIGDIKFKETKAAVEKLFGGWKKQAAPKNTYPSPENVSKLQIDFVDVPNAVQSEISLVNTVNLKMSDPDFFPAVIANQILGGDFNSYLNMNLREQHAWTYGASSSIGTGKYTTKFKASSAVRNTVTDSAVVQFVKEIKRIRTEKVSEDVLKNVKAGYIGRFVMQVEKPQTVARYALNIETEKLPADFYEKYIQTINNVTADDILRVANKYFLLDNMRIVIVGKGSDVISGLEKTQLPIFYFDRFGNSVEKPATTKEVPAGITAKTVFENYLKAIGGEKAVSTVKTLAMNGSTSIPQAPTPLTFTSKLDSKGKMMVSLAMGTMNLMKQVVNDKGAYIEQQGQRKNLEGADLAEMKASAAPFEELQLVKRTDLKVDRIEPVNGNDAYAIKEGKTTYFYDVKSGLKVAESKVREQAGKSTTQITNFNDYKEVKGIKVPFNIVQNVGFELDIKMSDIKINEGVSDADFL from the coding sequence ATGAAAAAAATACATACATTTTTAATCCTTTTATTCCTGACTGGAATTATGCAAGCACAAGATCGACCACAACCAAAACCTGGAAATTCACCCGTAGTCAACATCAAAAAACCGCAAACTTTTGTTTTGGCAAACGGCATGAAAGTTTTGGTAGTTGAAAATCATAAATTACCAAGAGTTAGCTTTAATCTTACCTTAGACAATGCTCCTTTTACAGAAGGAAATAAAAAAGGTGTTGATGAATTAACCAGCAGTTTAATTGGTAACGGAACGAAAAAAACCACGAAAGAAGCTTTTAATGAAGAGATTGACTTTTATGGCGCAAGTATCAATTTCACCTCTTCCGGCGCTTATGCAAGTTCACTTTCTAAATATTCAGGGCGTGTTTTAGAGCTTTTAGCCGAAGGAGCTTTACAACCTAATTTTACTCAAACTGAATTTGATAAAGAGAAAGCAAAACTACTTGAAGGGCTTAAAGCCGATGAAAAAAGTGTTCCTGCAATCGCAAATCGCGTTGTTGATGTTTTAACTTTTGGAAAAAGTCATCCATCTGGAGAATATATTTCTGAAGAAACAGTAAAAAACGTTACTCTTGCTGATGTTCAGGCAAATTATGCAACTTATTTTGTTCCTGAAAATGCTTATTTAGTTGTTATTGGAGATATTAAATTCAAAGAAACAAAAGCTGCAGTAGAAAAACTTTTTGGTGGTTGGAAAAAACAAGCTGCTCCAAAAAATACTTATCCAAGTCCTGAAAACGTATCAAAACTTCAAATTGATTTTGTTGACGTTCCAAATGCGGTTCAATCTGAAATTTCATTAGTTAATACGGTGAATTTAAAAATGAGCGATCCTGATTTTTTCCCTGCAGTAATTGCAAATCAAATTTTAGGTGGAGATTTTAACAGTTACCTAAACATGAATTTACGTGAACAACACGCATGGACATACGGCGCTAGTTCAAGCATTGGAACCGGAAAATACACTACTAAATTCAAAGCTTCGTCTGCCGTTAGAAACACTGTAACTGATAGCGCTGTAGTTCAATTTGTAAAAGAAATCAAAAGAATCAGAACTGAAAAAGTTTCTGAAGATGTTCTAAAAAATGTAAAAGCCGGATATATTGGCCGATTTGTAATGCAGGTTGAAAAACCACAAACCGTTGCCAGATACGCCTTAAACATTGAAACAGAAAAACTTCCTGCTGATTTCTACGAAAAATACATTCAAACCATCAACAATGTTACTGCTGATGATATTCTTCGTGTAGCCAACAAATATTTCTTATTAGATAATATGAGAATTGTAATTGTTGGAAAAGGTTCTGATGTTATTTCTGGTTTAGAAAAAACTCAACTTCCGATTTTCTACTTTGACAGATTCGGAAATTCTGTTGAAAAACCTGCTACTACAAAAGAAGTTCCTGCAGGAATTACAGCAAAAACTGTTTTTGAAAATTACCTTAAAGCAATTGGTGGAGAAAAAGCAGTTTCGACTGTAAAAACATTGGCAATGAACGGATCAACTTCGATTCCGCAAGCGCCGACTCCTTTGACTTTTACGTCTAAATTAGATTCGAAAGGAAAAATGATGGTTTCTCTTGCAATGGGAACAATGAATTTAATGAAACAAGTTGTGAACGATAAAGGTGCTTATATCGAACAACAAGGACAACGCAAAAATCTTGAAGGCGCTGATCTTGCCGAAATGAAAGCAAGCGCTGCTCCATTTGAAGAATTACAATTGGTAAAAAGAACAGATTTAAAAGTTGACAGAATCGAGCCTGTAAATGGCAACGATGCTTATGCTATAAAAGAAGGTAAAACAACTTATTTCTACGATGTTAAATCTGGCTTGAAAGTAGCCGAATCTAAAGTTCGCGAACAAGCTGGAAAATCAACAACACAAATCACAAACTTCAATGACTACAAAGAAGTAAAAGGTATTAAAGTTCCTTTTAACATCGTTCAAAATGTAGGCTTTGAATTAGATATTAAAATGTCTGACATTAAGATCAACGAAGGAGTTTCTGACGCAGATTTTCTTTAG
- a CDS encoding heavy metal-associated domain-containing protein codes for MKFTKIVASLAIAGLVFVSCKKEEDKNLANIKPIEAASKEHKAIAAENVQTASFEIEGMTCAMGCAKTIEKELSNLDGVEKATVDFDKKTATVVFDKTVLNQENLTKTVQATGDGKTYKVSNIKS; via the coding sequence ATGAAATTCACAAAAATCGTAGCATCATTAGCAATTGCGGGTTTAGTATTTGTAAGCTGCAAAAAAGAAGAAGATAAAAATTTAGCCAATATAAAACCGATTGAAGCAGCTTCAAAAGAACACAAAGCGATTGCAGCCGAAAATGTACAAACTGCAAGTTTTGAAATCGAAGGAATGACTTGCGCGATGGGATGTGCAAAAACAATCGAAAAAGAATTATCAAATCTTGACGGAGTAGAAAAAGCGACTGTTGATTTTGACAAAAAAACTGCTACTGTTGTATTTGACAAAACGGTTCTAAATCAAGAAAATCTAACCAAAACTGTTCAAGCAACTGGAGACGGAAAAACATATAAAGTTTCGAATATCAAATCGTAA
- a CDS encoding gliding motility-associated protein GldE encodes MDPEPSLLLSTTLDINLIIGFVGIFILLFLSAIVSGAEVALFSLSQKDIDDALNENLPKGKIISNLLDKPKKLLATLLVANNFLNIGVVILFSFIGQNIFDQIDSPVLKFILEVILVTFLILLFAEVLPKVYASRNNIKFAKRVAYPIAVLDKVLSPISLPMRSITLYLQNKLGKQKNSFSINQLSQALELTDSEGTSSEEQKILEGIVSFGNTDTKQVMSPRIDIFALEISETFKSIYPKIIEKGFSRIPVYRDNIDQIEGVLFVKDLLPHIDKEEFDWTALMRKAFFVPENKKLDNLLKDFQSLKSHLAIVVDEYGGTSGLVSLEDVIEEIVGDISDEFDDENLNFSQIDERNFLFEGKINMKDFYRIIDVNEDIFESHKGEAETLAGFILEILGNFPKKDQKVAFENCVFTIETVDKKRIKQIKVTID; translated from the coding sequence TTGGACCCAGAGCCCAGTTTACTCTTATCTACCACTCTAGACATCAATTTAATAATTGGTTTTGTCGGAATTTTTATTTTGCTGTTTTTATCGGCAATTGTTTCAGGTGCCGAAGTAGCACTTTTTTCACTATCTCAAAAAGACATTGATGATGCCTTGAATGAGAACCTTCCGAAAGGAAAAATTATCTCAAATCTTTTAGATAAACCCAAAAAATTACTTGCAACATTATTGGTTGCTAATAATTTCCTGAATATTGGAGTTGTTATTTTGTTCTCCTTTATCGGACAAAATATCTTTGACCAAATTGATTCGCCGGTTTTAAAATTTATTTTAGAAGTAATTCTCGTTACTTTTCTGATTTTATTATTTGCAGAAGTTTTGCCTAAAGTTTACGCAAGCCGAAACAATATAAAGTTTGCAAAACGCGTTGCATATCCAATCGCTGTTTTAGACAAAGTATTATCGCCAATAAGTTTGCCAATGCGCAGTATTACGCTGTATTTGCAGAATAAATTAGGGAAACAAAAGAATAGTTTTTCTATAAATCAGCTTTCGCAGGCGCTGGAATTGACAGATTCTGAAGGAACATCAAGCGAGGAACAAAAAATACTAGAAGGAATTGTTTCTTTTGGAAATACAGACACAAAACAGGTTATGAGTCCAAGAATTGATATTTTTGCATTAGAAATATCAGAAACATTTAAATCGATTTATCCTAAGATAATTGAAAAAGGTTTTTCGAGAATTCCTGTTTACAGAGATAATATTGATCAAATAGAAGGCGTTTTATTCGTAAAAGATTTATTGCCTCATATTGATAAAGAAGAGTTTGACTGGACAGCTTTAATGAGAAAAGCTTTTTTTGTTCCTGAGAATAAAAAATTAGACAATCTATTGAAGGATTTTCAAAGTCTTAAAAGCCATTTGGCAATTGTCGTTGATGAATATGGAGGAACCTCAGGATTGGTTTCTTTAGAAGATGTAATAGAGGAAATTGTTGGAGATATAAGCGATGAATTTGACGATGAAAATTTGAATTTTTCCCAGATTGATGAAAGAAATTTTCTTTTTGAAGGAAAAATTAATATGAAAGATTTCTACAGAATAATCGATGTTAACGAAGATATTTTTGAATCTCACAAAGGAGAAGCAGAAACTTTGGCGGGTTTTATTTTAGAAATTTTGGGTAATTTCCCTAAAAAAGATCAAAAAGTAGCTTTTGAAAACTGTGTTTTTACAATAGAAACAGTTGACAAAAAACGTATAAAACAAATAAAAGTAACAATAGATTAA
- the gldD gene encoding gliding motility lipoprotein GldD, whose translation MLKRLFSVATILLTLTVLSCKDDVVPKPASFLRLDYPEAKYVNFANNCPFSFEMNENAVIKGEKDCGFAITYPKMKATIYLTYKPVNGDIQKLLKDAQKLTYEHVIKADDILEQPYLNPQKKVYGMFYQVDGNAATNSQFYVTDSTKHFITGSVYFYAKPNFDSVMPAASYIKNDMQRLMETLKWK comes from the coding sequence ATGCTTAAAAGATTATTTTCGGTAGCGACAATTTTACTAACATTAACCGTTTTGAGTTGTAAAGATGATGTGGTGCCAAAGCCTGCAAGTTTTTTACGTTTAGATTATCCCGAAGCGAAGTATGTTAATTTTGCTAATAATTGTCCGTTTAGTTTCGAAATGAACGAAAATGCGGTTATTAAAGGAGAAAAAGATTGTGGATTTGCAATTACGTATCCTAAAATGAAAGCGACGATTTATTTGACTTATAAGCCTGTAAATGGCGATATTCAGAAGTTATTAAAAGATGCTCAGAAATTAACGTACGAACATGTTATTAAAGCCGATGATATATTAGAACAACCGTATTTAAACCCACAAAAAAAGGTTTACGGAATGTTTTATCAAGTTGACGGAAATGCGGCTACAAACTCGCAATTTTACGTAACAGACAGTACGAAACATTTTATAACAGGATCGGTTTATTTTTATGCAAAACCTAATTTTGATTCTGTTATGCCAGCGGCTAGTTATATCAAAAATGATATGCAAAGATTGATGGAAACACTGAAGTGGAAATAA
- a CDS encoding pitrilysin family protein — protein MKNSIMMLSAALMLGGVAHAQKVAFEEYNLDNGMHVILHNDPSAPVVITSVMYHVGSKDERPDRTGFAHFFEHLLFEGTENIKRGEWMKIVTANGGVNNANTTDDRTYYYEVFPSNSLELGLWMESERLMHPVINKIGVETQNEVVKEEKRMRYDNQPYGNILPEVKKNMFKNHPYRWTTIGSMKDLDAATLEEFKAFNKKFYTPNNAVLVVAGDFDKTKTKEWIQKYFATIPRGEDVKKQTFVEEPINQTIKATYEDPNIQIPMIVASYRTPSMKTRDARVLDLISSYLSDGKSSKLYKKIVDDKKMALQIGAVGFSQEDYGMYILYGLPMAPNTTADILKEMDEEIVKIQTDLISEKDYQKLQNKFDNNFVNANASVEGIAENLASYYLLYGDVNLINTEIDLYHSITREEIREVAKKYLNPNQRLILDYIPSTKAQN, from the coding sequence ATGAAAAATTCAATAATGATGTTAAGTGCAGCACTTATGCTCGGCGGAGTAGCTCATGCTCAAAAGGTAGCTTTTGAAGAATACAATTTAGATAACGGTATGCATGTTATTTTGCATAACGATCCATCGGCTCCGGTTGTGATAACCTCAGTAATGTATCACGTAGGTTCAAAAGATGAGCGTCCTGATCGTACAGGTTTTGCACATTTCTTTGAGCATTTATTATTTGAAGGAACAGAAAATATAAAACGTGGCGAATGGATGAAAATCGTTACTGCCAACGGAGGTGTAAATAATGCCAACACAACAGACGACAGAACTTATTATTATGAAGTTTTTCCATCAAACAGTTTAGAACTTGGTTTATGGATGGAATCTGAGCGATTAATGCATCCTGTTATTAATAAAATAGGTGTTGAAACACAAAATGAAGTTGTTAAAGAAGAAAAAAGAATGCGTTATGACAATCAACCTTACGGAAATATCCTTCCTGAGGTGAAAAAAAACATGTTCAAAAATCACCCATATCGCTGGACAACTATCGGTTCTATGAAAGATCTTGATGCAGCAACTCTTGAAGAATTTAAAGCTTTCAATAAAAAGTTTTATACTCCAAATAATGCTGTTTTAGTTGTTGCCGGAGATTTCGATAAAACCAAAACCAAAGAATGGATTCAGAAATATTTTGCAACAATCCCAAGAGGTGAAGACGTTAAGAAACAAACTTTTGTAGAAGAACCAATAAACCAAACTATAAAAGCAACTTACGAAGATCCAAATATCCAGATCCCAATGATTGTTGCTTCTTACAGAACGCCTTCAATGAAAACGAGAGACGCAAGAGTTCTTGATTTAATCTCTTCTTATTTAAGTGATGGAAAAAGTTCTAAATTGTACAAAAAAATAGTTGACGACAAAAAAATGGCGCTTCAAATTGGTGCTGTTGGATTTAGTCAGGAAGATTACGGAATGTACATTTTGTATGGTTTGCCAATGGCTCCAAACACAACAGCCGACATTTTGAAAGAAATGGACGAGGAAATCGTAAAAATCCAAACTGATTTGATTTCTGAAAAAGACTATCAAAAATTACAAAACAAATTCGATAATAATTTTGTGAATGCAAATGCAAGCGTAGAAGGAATTGCTGAAAACCTAGCTTCTTATTATTTACTTTATGGAGATGTAAATCTGATTAATACAGAGATTGACCTTTACCACTCTATTACAAGAGAAGAAATTAGAGAAGTAGCCAAAAAGTATTTAAATCCTAACCAACGTTTAATTTTAGATTACATTCCTTCAACCAAAGCTCAAAACTAA
- a CDS encoding VOC family protein — protein sequence MDLKFSHIDILVNDLQVACDYYAKIFKAEISKTFTWQRDELHVTYAVVKMDQERFMLVQPFSGNLKNLLDAKGEGTIYRHCYSTPDIEAAFDELVASGVQPEDENGNTLSKEDLNSPSGVRIIWLPKRFGEFSIEILEEAGLQEFITDAFSAS from the coding sequence ATGGACCTTAAATTTAGTCACATAGATATTTTAGTTAACGACCTACAAGTGGCTTGTGACTATTATGCAAAAATCTTTAAAGCCGAGATTTCAAAAACATTCACTTGGCAAAGAGATGAATTGCACGTTACTTATGCCGTTGTAAAAATGGATCAGGAACGTTTTATGCTTGTGCAGCCTTTCTCTGGAAATCTAAAAAATTTACTGGACGCAAAAGGCGAAGGAACAATTTATCGCCATTGTTATTCAACTCCAGATATCGAAGCTGCTTTTGACGAATTGGTTGCTTCTGGCGTTCAACCAGAGGACGAAAACGGAAATACTTTGTCAAAAGAAGATCTTAACTCGCCAAGTGGCGTTAGAATTATCTGGCTTCCAAAACGTTTTGGAGAATTTTCGATCGAAATACTCGAAGAAGCAGGACTTCAGGAATTTATAACCGATGCTTTTTCAGCATCCTAA
- the rpmA gene encoding 50S ribosomal protein L27 yields MAHKKGVGSSKNGRESESKRLGVKIFGGQAAIAGNIIVRQRGSKHNPGENVYISKDHTLHARVAGVVKFQKKKDNKSYVSILPFEA; encoded by the coding sequence ATGGCTCACAAGAAAGGTGTCGGTAGTTCGAAGAATGGTAGAGAATCAGAATCAAAACGTTTAGGCGTTAAGATTTTTGGAGGTCAAGCTGCTATTGCTGGGAACATCATCGTTAGACAAAGAGGTTCAAAACATAATCCAGGTGAGAACGTTTACATCAGTAAAGATCACACACTACACGCAAGAGTAGCTGGAGTTGTTAAGTTCCAAAAGAAAAAAGATAACAAATCTTATGTATCTATTCTTCCATTCGAAGCATAA